One genomic window of Anaerofustis stercorihominis DSM 17244 includes the following:
- a CDS encoding response regulator transcription factor, with protein sequence MSRILVVEDDNKLRGELTLYLKNNGYEVSEILDFKHSVDIILAGNADLILLDITLPGIDGEYICKEVRKSSDIPIIMLTSRNNEMDELLSINYGADDYVTKPYNPRILIARIEALLKRVNKNFSDVIFYNGLKLNISKSTFSYNDKEIDLSKNELKILHFLLKNKSRIVSRDELMDYLWDNNEFVDDNTLTVNINRLRKKLESVELKNFIETKRGQGYIIS encoded by the coding sequence ATGTCACGTATACTTGTAGTCGAAGACGATAATAAACTCAGAGGTGAATTAACATTATATTTGAAAAATAATGGCTATGAAGTCAGTGAGATTTTGGATTTTAAGCATAGTGTGGATATTATCCTGGCAGGTAATGCCGATCTTATCCTTCTTGATATAACGCTTCCGGGTATTGACGGTGAATATATTTGTAAAGAAGTCAGAAAATCTTCGGATATACCTATAATAATGCTTACGAGCAGAAATAATGAGATGGACGAGCTTTTAAGTATCAATTACGGAGCAGATGACTATGTTACAAAACCATATAATCCGAGGATTTTAATAGCAAGGATAGAAGCACTCTTAAAAAGAGTAAATAAAAATTTCAGTGATGTTATATTTTATAACGGACTTAAATTAAATATTTCAAAAAGTACTTTTTCATATAATGATAAAGAAATCGATTTAAGTAAAAATGAACTTAAAATATTACATTTTCTTCTAAAAAATAAGTCTAGAATAGTATCAAGAGACGAGCTTATGGATTATTTATGGGATAATAATGAATTTGTTGATGATAATACTCTAACCGTAAATATCAATAGGCTTAGAAAAAAGCTTGAAAGTGTGGAGCTTAAAAATTTTATTGAGACAAAAAGAGGACAGGGATACATAATATCATGA
- a CDS encoding sensor histidine kinase, with amino-acid sequence MKLKDFLRDKFVNIMLYVGLFLISLFLLNIFKVNSSLKVNILVLTFVIPVISFGYEFYRKRDFYNRLEKNLANLDKKYLISEFIRNPNFIEGRILNDTIYDIDKSMNEYVNLYKRKNHDLEDYIELWCHEIKTPISTSKMIIANNNNEVTDSIDEELNKIDNLVEQVLYYARSKNVEKDYIIKRVKLEDIVKKAVLRNKKDFLNKHISLYMNDLDVEVNSDSKWLEFIINQIIINSIKYSKGEKPKIWIYSIKKKDGIELYIEDNGIGINKSELGKVFEKGFTGTNGRKTYKSTGMGLYLCKTLCDNLYHKIDILSQENAKTVVIITFPLSSLIDEVK; translated from the coding sequence ATGAAGCTAAAAGATTTTTTAAGGGACAAGTTCGTAAATATAATGTTGTATGTAGGTTTATTTTTAATAAGCCTGTTTCTGCTTAATATATTTAAAGTCAACAGCTCGCTGAAAGTAAATATATTGGTTTTGACATTTGTAATCCCGGTTATTTCTTTCGGTTATGAATTTTACAGAAAAAGAGATTTTTATAACAGACTTGAGAAAAACTTGGCTAATTTGGATAAGAAATATTTAATAAGTGAATTTATCAGAAATCCTAATTTTATAGAGGGCAGGATTTTAAATGATACGATTTATGATATCGATAAATCAATGAATGAATATGTTAATTTATATAAAAGAAAAAATCATGACCTGGAAGATTACATAGAACTTTGGTGTCATGAAATAAAAACTCCAATCTCCACTTCTAAAATGATAATAGCAAATAATAATAATGAAGTAACGGATAGTATAGACGAAGAGTTAAATAAAATAGATAATCTCGTTGAACAGGTTTTATATTATGCGAGAAGTAAAAACGTTGAAAAAGATTATATAATAAAAAGAGTCAAGCTGGAAGATATAGTAAAGAAAGCGGTGCTTAGGAATAAAAAGGATTTTCTTAATAAGCATATAAGCTTATATATGAATGACCTTGATGTAGAGGTAAACAGCGATAGTAAATGGCTTGAGTTCATTATAAATCAAATAATAATAAATAGTATTAAATATTCAAAAGGTGAAAAACCTAAAATATGGATTTATTCCATAAAGAAGAAAGACGGGATAGAGCTTTATATAGAGGATAATGGGATAGGGATAAACAAAAGTGAGCTTGGTAAGGTATTTGAAAAAGGATTTACCGGAACCAACGGAAGAAAAACATATAAGTCTACGGGTATGGGGTTATATCTTTGTAAGACCCTTTGCGACAACTTATATCATAAAATAGATATACTTTCCCAGGAAAATGCTAAAACCGTGGTTATAATCACTTTTCCTTTGAGTTCTCTTATAGATGAGGTAAAATAA
- a CDS encoding GNAT family N-acetyltransferase, with protein sequence MLNLNEYNKTYHDSLIGFLYKCLPESGRTLDIDGRYKMYKDINRYFDCFLCMFDNKMIIGTVGIKKLNNKKCELKSLYIFKDYYGKSIGFELLSKVIKIAIDLGYDEMYLDTLSNSKRAISLYEKIGFKVTKKYNNNEFADIFMVLDLKNPRFIFEK encoded by the coding sequence ATGTTGAATTTAAACGAATATAACAAGACTTATCACGATTCTCTAATAGGATTTTTATATAAATGTCTTCCTGAATCGGGAAGGACTTTAGATATTGACGGACGATATAAAATGTATAAAGATATAAATAGATATTTTGATTGTTTTTTATGTATGTTCGATAATAAGATGATAATAGGTACTGTCGGTATCAAAAAATTGAATAATAAAAAATGTGAATTAAAATCTCTATATATTTTTAAGGATTATTATGGTAAATCCATAGGGTTTGAATTATTATCAAAAGTAATAAAAATAGCTATAGATCTCGGCTATGACGAAATGTATCTGGATACATTATCTAACAGTAAAAGAGCGATATCGCTATATGAAAAAATAGGTTTTAAAGTCACAAAAAAATATAACAACAATGAATTTGCGGATATATTTATGGTTTTGGATCTAAAGAATCCGAGATTTATATTTGAAAAGTAA
- the acpP gene encoding acyl carrier protein, producing MIFERVRDIIIKQLEVNEDIVKMETSFTDDLDVDSLTLIELIADFEDEFGIEIEEDKLEDMKTVKDVVDYLEAL from the coding sequence ATGATTTTTGAAAGAGTTAGAGATATTATCATTAAGCAGTTAGAGGTAAATGAAGACATAGTTAAAATGGAAACTTCTTTTACAGATGATTTAGATGTTGATTCACTTACACTGATCGAACTAATCGCAGATTTTGAAGATGAATTCGGCATTGAAATCGAAGAAGATAAGTTAGAAGACATGAAGACTGTTAAAGATGTAGTTGATTATTTAGAAGCATTATAA
- the plsX gene encoding phosphate acyltransferase PlsX, which translates to MIYVDAFGGDYAPDAMVKGAVLAVQEFNREITLVGHEEKIKEVFDKNNLSMDKISIIHAPEEITCHDESALAIRRKKQSSLVVAANLIKEDRNSVLVTAGSTGAVLSAGVLVTGRIKGVKRPALGAVLPARKKPILLMDCGANADCTSEYIKQFASMSSIYMKYVMGVENPKVALANIGSEEEKGNKLYKEAHQVLKETEDINFAGNMEGTEIMNSDNDVIVCDGFTGNIILKTIEGMGNLMKDILKDVFYTNTKTKLSYVLTKNVLNKEMAKLSSKRYGGAPLLGVNGGIIKAHGNSDETAFKNAIGQAIKFEENEVLEKIKNIYAK; encoded by the coding sequence ATGATATATGTAGATGCCTTCGGGGGAGATTATGCTCCCGACGCAATGGTCAAAGGAGCTGTACTTGCAGTTCAAGAATTTAACAGAGAAATCACATTGGTAGGTCATGAAGAAAAAATCAAAGAAGTATTTGATAAAAATAACCTAAGTATGGATAAAATAAGTATTATCCATGCACCGGAAGAAATCACCTGTCATGATGAAAGTGCGTTGGCTATAAGAAGAAAAAAACAATCTTCGCTGGTAGTTGCCGCAAATTTAATAAAAGAAGACCGTAACAGCGTTCTTGTAACGGCGGGAAGTACGGGAGCCGTCCTTTCGGCAGGAGTCCTCGTTACGGGAAGAATAAAAGGAGTAAAAAGACCGGCACTCGGAGCTGTCCTTCCTGCAAGAAAGAAGCCAATCCTCCTTATGGACTGCGGAGCCAATGCAGATTGTACCAGCGAATATATAAAGCAGTTTGCTTCAATGTCAAGTATTTATATGAAATACGTTATGGGAGTTGAAAATCCAAAAGTCGCCCTTGCAAATATAGGAAGCGAAGAAGAAAAAGGAAATAAATTATACAAAGAAGCTCATCAAGTATTAAAAGAAACAGAAGATATAAATTTCGCAGGAAATATGGAAGGCACAGAAATTATGAACAGCGATAATGATGTAATAGTATGTGACGGATTTACCGGAAATATTATCCTAAAAACAATCGAAGGTATGGGAAACTTGATGAAGGACATACTAAAAGATGTTTTCTATACGAATACAAAGACAAAACTAAGTTATGTCCTTACAAAAAATGTATTAAACAAAGAAATGGCTAAATTATCATCCAAGAGATACGGCGGAGCACCTCTTCTCGGAGTAAACGGAGGTATCATTAAAGCCCATGGTAATTCTGATGAAACGGCATTTAAAAATGCAATCGGACAAGCCATAAAATTTGAAGAAAATGAAGTTTTAGAAAAAATTAAAAATATCTATGCTAAATAA
- the rnc gene encoding ribonuclease III, translating to MEIERLEQKLGYEFKDKELIKVALTHSSKSNENKTLQNNERLEFLGDAVLDLCVGAYLYKTLPGKKEGVLTKLRALIVCADSLFSASDKLDLGEFIMLGKGEMHSGGKYKKNIIADCFEAVLGAIYLDSDYEKVSTIALTLLSDVIKKAISGNLTYDYKTLLQEYIHSKNIKDFSYELVQIKGPEHDQIFTSKVIINNKDMGQGEGKNKKESEQHAALNTLKKLKLI from the coding sequence ATGGAGATTGAAAGATTAGAACAAAAATTAGGATATGAATTTAAAGATAAAGAACTGATAAAAGTTGCTCTTACTCACTCATCAAAAAGCAACGAAAATAAAACTTTACAAAACAATGAAAGATTGGAATTTCTAGGAGATGCGGTGCTTGATTTATGCGTAGGTGCATATCTTTATAAAACCCTTCCGGGTAAAAAAGAAGGCGTTCTTACAAAGCTCAGAGCACTGATAGTCTGTGCAGACTCTTTATTCAGCGCATCGGATAAATTAGACCTGGGAGAGTTTATAATGTTAGGGAAAGGTGAAATGCACAGCGGAGGCAAATACAAAAAAAACATAATAGCGGACTGTTTCGAAGCCGTGCTCGGAGCAATTTATTTAGACAGCGATTATGAAAAAGTTAGCACCATCGCACTTACTTTATTATCGGATGTAATAAAAAAAGCAATAAGTGGAAATTTAACTTATGATTATAAGACACTGCTTCAGGAATATATACATTCAAAAAATATAAAAGATTTCAGTTATGAACTCGTTCAAATAAAAGGTCCTGAACACGACCAGATATTTACTTCAAAAGTAATAATAAATAATAAAGACATGGGACAAGGCGAAGGTAAAAACAAAAAAGAATCGGAACAGCATGCAGCTTTAAACACACTAAAAAAACTTAAACTGATTTAG